One Desulfovibrio fairfieldensis genomic window carries:
- a CDS encoding DEAD/DEAH box helicase, with the protein MTASFEELGLSQDLLDAVKDMGFEEPSPIQVLAVPALLAGRDAVGQAQTGTGKTAAFGLPILEKVISGKGVQALVLCPTRELAIQVAEELSKLAARKKGVTILPVYGGQLIERQFRALAKGAQVVVGTPGRIIDHLQRGTLRLDEVDVVVLDEADEMLDMGFREDIEAILERTPDGCQRILFSATMPPSIRELSKRFLREPEMLTIAHKMLTIPAIEQTYYEVRPYQKMDALCRVLDSQGFRKALVFCSTKRGVDEVTTHLQQRGYQSDGLHGDLAQAQRDRVMQRFRTEGLEILVATDVAARGIDVDDVDAVINYDMPHDVEKYVHRVGRTGRAGRVGSAFTFVTMREQYKLRDIIRCTKARIKQGRLPTLRDVDNIRTSRLLEEVRQTVEAGTPERWLALVEDFLAERFPEGGVTGREMAAALLKLLMQRDFGNQDASREPDVFAEPPRRSAPDGAPSRDARGGDSPNPHGRKNSAPMTKLRVSVGHTHKVSPRELVGAIAGESGISSRDIGAIGIRQQYSVVEVAEEVAEHVLAVLNRGVFICGTRVSAVVDDSGTGAAHPRKPPNFGPRRQRPVKYGKKPRGA; encoded by the coding sequence ATGACCGCATCTTTTGAAGAACTGGGTTTGTCCCAAGACCTTTTGGACGCCGTTAAGGATATGGGCTTTGAGGAGCCTTCTCCCATCCAGGTATTGGCAGTTCCGGCATTGCTGGCCGGGCGGGATGCGGTCGGGCAGGCGCAGACGGGCACCGGCAAGACAGCGGCTTTCGGTCTGCCCATTCTGGAAAAAGTCATTTCCGGAAAGGGCGTTCAGGCCCTGGTGCTTTGCCCCACGCGCGAGCTGGCTATTCAGGTGGCCGAGGAACTGAGCAAGCTGGCCGCGCGGAAGAAAGGAGTCACGATTCTTCCCGTGTACGGCGGCCAGCTCATTGAACGGCAGTTCCGGGCTTTGGCCAAAGGCGCGCAGGTCGTGGTGGGAACGCCGGGCCGGATCATCGACCATTTGCAGCGCGGCACGCTGCGCCTGGACGAAGTGGACGTCGTGGTTTTGGACGAGGCCGATGAGATGCTGGACATGGGCTTTCGCGAGGATATTGAAGCCATCCTGGAGCGAACTCCGGACGGCTGCCAGCGGATTTTGTTTTCAGCCACCATGCCGCCGTCCATCCGGGAGTTGAGCAAGCGCTTTCTGCGCGAGCCGGAAATGCTGACCATTGCCCATAAAATGCTCACCATTCCGGCCATTGAGCAGACCTATTACGAGGTGCGGCCGTACCAGAAGATGGACGCTCTCTGCCGGGTCCTGGATTCGCAGGGATTCCGCAAGGCCCTGGTGTTCTGCTCCACCAAGCGCGGCGTTGATGAAGTGACCACGCACCTGCAGCAGCGGGGCTACCAGTCCGACGGTCTGCACGGTGATCTGGCCCAGGCCCAGCGGGACCGGGTGATGCAGCGCTTCCGTACGGAAGGCCTCGAGATTCTGGTCGCCACGGATGTGGCGGCGCGCGGCATTGACGTGGATGATGTGGATGCGGTGATCAATTACGATATGCCGCATGACGTGGAAAAATATGTGCACCGCGTCGGGCGCACCGGCCGGGCGGGCCGCGTGGGCAGCGCCTTTACTTTTGTCACCATGCGCGAACAGTATAAGCTGCGCGACATCATCCGCTGCACCAAGGCCCGCATCAAACAGGGCCGCCTGCCGACCCTGCGGGACGTGGACAATATCCGCACTTCCCGGCTGCTGGAGGAAGTGCGCCAGACTGTTGAAGCCGGAACGCCGGAACGCTGGCTGGCGCTGGTGGAAGATTTTCTGGCCGAGCGTTTTCCGGAAGGCGGGGTCACCGGCCGCGAGATGGCCGCCGCTTTGCTCAAGCTCCTGATGCAGCGGGATTTCGGCAATCAGGACGCGTCCCGCGAGCCCGATGTTTTTGCCGAACCGCCCCGGCGTTCCGCCCCGGACGGCGCGCCTTCGCGGGACGCCCGGGGCGGGGACAGCCCGAATCCCCACGGACGGAAAAACAGCGCGCCCATGACCAAGCTGCGGGTCAGTGTGGGGCATACGCACAAGGTTTCCCCACGCGAGCTGGTGGGCGCCATTGCCGGAGAATCCGGCATATCAAGCCGCGACATCGGCGCCATCGGCATCCGGCAGCAATACAGCGTGGTGGAAGTGGCCGAGGAAGTGGCCGAGCATGTGCTGGCGGTGCTCAATCGCGGCGTGTTTATCTGCGGGACGCGGGTGAGCGCCGTCGTGGACGACAGCGGCACGGGCGCCGCGCATCCGCGCAAGCCCCCGAACTTCGGCCCGCGCCGCCAGCGGCCCGTAAAATACGGTAAAAAGCCGCGCGGCGCGTGA
- a CDS encoding sigma 54-interacting transcriptional regulator: MRNDSFHFAFVSNSLPVAQTVRDYAAARHLHMEIRLATMEEALPVARALLDDGTDVILGGGGTGKLLRRHLRRPVVTIARSHLDILEALICAREQTQHIACTCYGAIPRWPALFAELLHVRLLPVPFTTTQELVAGISQAVAQGVGCVVGGGICAEIAQAQGCRGVVVKPGEEALERALDEALNIARSQQQDREQTAWLRGVLESLHEGIVGVDTEGRTATSNRAAEALLEGMSAPVVDGTGLPESLGIAKALKTGRGEEGIIRRVNGRELVINTRPVLVDGKLRGALAAFAPAARLRDLTRKLKNRGQRGFTARHSLDSLLGASPSMHALRLQAARFADADAALHIHGESGTGKELLAHALHQAGPRKNGPFVALNCGALPETLLESELFGYDEGAFTGARRGGKEGLFEMAQDGTIFLDEIADISPAVQIRLLRVLETGEIFRLGGDRPIAVNARVISSSWKDLVEEVRAGRFRADLYYRLSLLRLQTPPLRERPEDIPALARHMLDRLAMARKKLSQRALRLLEGYSWPGNVRELDALLRRYCLLSDADACDEALLEKLLDDLRVTQGRLAPSVTPSGSAGATAGLPAPTGGTHGQGGLKERLENLEQEIIRAELEKCAHNRGRAAKNLGISANTLWRKMKGGPR, translated from the coding sequence ATGCGCAACGATTCCTTTCACTTCGCCTTTGTCTCCAACTCCCTGCCCGTGGCCCAAACCGTGCGCGACTACGCCGCTGCGCGCCATCTGCACATGGAAATCCGCCTGGCGACCATGGAGGAAGCCCTGCCCGTGGCCCGCGCCCTGCTGGACGACGGCACGGACGTGATCCTGGGCGGCGGAGGCACCGGCAAACTGCTGCGCCGCCATTTGCGCCGTCCGGTGGTGACCATCGCCCGCAGCCATCTGGACATCCTCGAGGCCTTGATCTGTGCACGCGAACAGACGCAGCATATCGCCTGCACCTGCTATGGCGCGATACCCCGCTGGCCCGCGCTGTTCGCCGAACTGCTGCACGTCCGCCTGCTGCCTGTGCCCTTCACCACCACTCAGGAATTGGTGGCCGGAATCAGCCAGGCCGTGGCTCAGGGCGTGGGTTGCGTGGTGGGCGGGGGCATCTGCGCTGAAATCGCCCAGGCCCAGGGCTGCCGGGGCGTGGTGGTCAAGCCGGGCGAGGAGGCTCTGGAACGGGCTCTGGACGAGGCCCTGAATATCGCCCGCTCCCAACAACAGGACCGGGAACAGACGGCCTGGCTGCGCGGCGTGCTGGAATCCCTGCACGAAGGCATTGTGGGGGTGGACACCGAGGGCCGTACAGCCACCAGCAACCGTGCCGCTGAAGCTCTGCTGGAAGGGATGTCCGCTCCGGTTGTCGACGGCACCGGCCTGCCGGAGAGCCTGGGCATCGCCAAAGCCCTGAAAACCGGCCGGGGCGAAGAGGGCATCATCCGCCGCGTCAACGGCCGGGAGCTGGTCATCAATACCCGCCCGGTACTGGTGGACGGCAAACTGCGCGGCGCGCTGGCGGCCTTTGCTCCGGCCGCGCGTCTGCGCGACCTGACCCGTAAACTCAAAAACCGCGGTCAGCGAGGTTTCACGGCCCGCCATAGTCTGGACAGCCTGTTGGGGGCAAGTCCGAGCATGCACGCCTTGCGGCTTCAGGCCGCGCGTTTCGCCGATGCGGACGCGGCCCTGCACATCCATGGCGAAAGCGGCACCGGCAAGGAGCTGTTGGCGCATGCCCTGCACCAGGCCGGACCACGCAAAAACGGCCCCTTTGTGGCCCTGAACTGCGGCGCGCTGCCCGAAACCCTGCTGGAAAGCGAACTCTTCGGCTATGACGAGGGCGCGTTCACCGGCGCGCGGCGCGGCGGCAAGGAAGGCTTGTTTGAAATGGCCCAGGACGGCACCATCTTTCTGGACGAGATCGCGGACATCAGCCCGGCCGTGCAGATCCGTCTGTTGCGCGTGCTGGAAACCGGCGAAATCTTCCGCCTGGGCGGCGACAGGCCCATTGCCGTCAATGCCCGCGTCATCAGCTCGTCCTGGAAAGACCTGGTGGAGGAGGTGCGGGCCGGACGCTTCCGGGCGGATCTCTACTACCGTCTCTCCCTGCTGCGCCTGCAAACGCCGCCCCTGCGCGAGCGGCCGGAAGACATCCCCGCGCTGGCCCGGCATATGCTGGACAGACTGGCCATGGCGCGCAAAAAACTTTCGCAACGCGCCCTGCGCCTGCTGGAGGGTTACTCCTGGCCCGGCAACGTGCGCGAGCTGGACGCCCTGCTGCGCCGCTACTGCCTGCTTTCAGACGCCGACGCCTGCGACGAAGCCCTGTTGGAAAAGCTGCTCGACGACCTGCGCGTCACCCAAGGGCGCCTGGCCCCCTCCGTCACGCCTTCCGGATCTGCCGGGGCAACAGCAGGCCTCCCGGCCCCGACGGGCGGCACGCACGGACAGGGGGGCCTCAAAGAACGCCTGGAAAACCTGGAGCAGGAAATCATCCGCGCCGAACTGGAAAAATGCGCGCACAATCGCGGCCGCGCCGCCAAAAATCTGGGCATCAGCGCCAATACCCTCTGGCGCAAAATGAAAGGCGGCCCGCGCTAG
- a CDS encoding sulfotransferase family protein, producing the protein MPIRLKERPIFMIGAERSGTTLVMALLGCHSRIAVPEVVWYYPRFYPYLHTYGDLSQEKNFRVLAEEMVFGLKTPFWGMRVNPRTIVDEVLELAPERSFAGLYAGMHMRFAQYVSKPRWGEKTPHNLYFVGPMHHDFPDAQFIYITRDGRDACVDYMESSFGPTNIYCAAQSWKRCWNAVREWREPLRDKGLWLDVKYEELVREPQRVMRDVCEFLGEDFEDGMFDFYKTDLCRARGASRDHAPLGKPISDKYVGIHKDLLSPRDRRIFAAVAGKELEEAGYKNDVEPEMPSERMIEKYLEFDGRIRAATLDGFEGHIVFESYNDWLIDQREERRKKGVWNPADAPVVFPDGDPDEEYITGLRASTRWKKHFSIKRRYVGDVVL; encoded by the coding sequence ATGCCCATTCGTCTCAAGGAACGCCCCATTTTCATGATCGGCGCCGAACGTTCCGGCACCACCCTGGTTATGGCCCTGCTGGGTTGCCATTCGCGCATCGCCGTGCCCGAAGTGGTCTGGTACTACCCGCGCTTCTATCCCTATCTGCACACCTACGGCGATCTCTCGCAGGAAAAAAATTTCCGCGTCCTGGCCGAGGAAATGGTCTTCGGCCTGAAAACCCCCTTCTGGGGCATGCGCGTCAATCCCCGCACCATCGTGGACGAAGTGCTGGAACTGGCCCCGGAACGCAGCTTCGCCGGACTCTACGCGGGCATGCACATGCGCTTCGCCCAGTATGTGAGCAAGCCGCGCTGGGGTGAAAAGACCCCGCACAATCTCTATTTTGTGGGCCCCATGCACCATGACTTTCCGGACGCGCAGTTTATTTATATTACGCGCGACGGCCGCGACGCCTGCGTGGACTACATGGAATCCTCCTTCGGGCCCACCAACATCTACTGCGCGGCCCAATCCTGGAAACGCTGCTGGAATGCGGTCAGGGAATGGCGCGAGCCGCTGCGGGACAAGGGCCTCTGGCTGGACGTGAAGTACGAGGAACTGGTGCGCGAACCGCAACGGGTCATGCGCGACGTCTGCGAATTCCTGGGCGAGGATTTCGAAGACGGCATGTTCGATTTCTACAAGACCGATCTTTGCAGGGCGCGCGGCGCTTCGCGCGACCACGCCCCGCTGGGCAAGCCCATCAGCGACAAGTACGTGGGCATCCACAAAGACCTGCTCTCCCCGCGTGACCGGCGCATTTTCGCCGCCGTGGCCGGCAAGGAGCTGGAGGAAGCCGGCTACAAAAACGACGTGGAGCCGGAAATGCCTTCCGAGCGGATGATCGAGAAATACCTCGAATTTGACGGCCGCATCCGCGCCGCCACCCTGGACGGCTTTGAAGGCCATATCGTTTTTGAAAGCTACAACGACTGGCTTATCGACCAACGCGAAGAACGCCGCAAAAAAGGCGTCTGGAATCCGGCTGACGCGCCCGTGGTATTTCCCGACGGAGATCCCGACGAGGAATACATCACGGGCCTGCGCGCCTCCACCCGCTGGAAAAAACACTTTTCCATCAAGCGGCGCTATGTGGGCGACGTGGTGCTGTAG
- a CDS encoding sulfite exporter TauE/SafE family protein: protein MFLLLFLVAVLVGGLIGTVGVGGILLIPALNVLAGLSTHTAMGTALFSFIFTGLLGTWLFWRHGSIDWRITIPVCLGGLLCGYPGSLANAAAPARLLDLLLGAVIIFAGVYALFPARGGRLEYRSVNGGGDLKQKLFLLAIGGAVGFGSGLTGVGGPVLSVPLMVIIGFSPLTAIATSQVIQITAALSGSAGNLAHGFIDTGTALWVTAAELVGVMVGARLAHSISQASLKKVVSVVCIVVGAFIVLRALQLIPA, encoded by the coding sequence ATGTTTCTTCTGTTATTCCTTGTGGCGGTCCTTGTCGGAGGACTCATCGGCACCGTGGGCGTGGGCGGCATTCTGCTGATTCCGGCCCTCAACGTCCTGGCCGGACTTTCAACGCACACGGCCATGGGCACGGCCCTGTTCAGCTTCATCTTCACCGGCCTGCTGGGCACCTGGCTGTTCTGGCGGCACGGCAGCATCGACTGGCGCATCACCATTCCCGTCTGTCTGGGCGGCCTGCTCTGCGGCTATCCCGGCTCCCTTGCCAATGCGGCGGCTCCGGCCCGTCTGCTGGACCTGCTGCTCGGGGCCGTGATCATCTTCGCGGGCGTCTACGCCCTCTTCCCGGCCAGGGGCGGCCGTCTGGAATACCGGAGCGTGAACGGCGGGGGCGATCTCAAACAAAAGCTGTTCCTGCTGGCCATAGGCGGCGCGGTGGGCTTCGGTTCCGGCTTGACCGGCGTGGGCGGCCCGGTGCTTTCCGTGCCGCTCATGGTCATCATCGGCTTCTCACCCCTCACGGCCATCGCCACCAGCCAGGTCATCCAGATCACCGCCGCCCTGTCCGGCAGTGCGGGCAATCTGGCCCACGGCTTCATCGACACGGGCACAGCCCTCTGGGTCACGGCCGCCGAGCTGGTCGGCGTGATGGTCGGCGCGCGTCTGGCCCACAGCATTTCCCAGGCATCCCTCAAAAAAGTGGTTTCCGTGGTCTGTATTGTGGTGGGCGCGTTCATCGTCCTGCGCGCCCTTCAGCTCATTCCCGCATAA
- a CDS encoding SLC13 family permease has protein sequence MSDSPSAARRVLLILSGPALLLLALCLPCFGPLNARFGFGILFWMVWWWITTAVDIKLTCLVPIFVVCVYSYMPLGKVLEAYVHKEAVLIFGATAITSAWVRWGFAKRLALNFLMRVSGNVRAQTAGWFILCGVTSFVVGNTTVAAMFAPVAVASLMYAGFSTNEERWNSKAASNILIAVAWGASVGGMATPLGGGQSVVTYGLLNKYLGYNIYFIDWTLRMLPVSMLVVLGVGVMMYFMKTDRETFGGSKEFYRQELAKLGPMSYEEKVSFYGFALAIALAVLQPLYAPYAKGPQWAWLQPTQLFCIIPLLLLFWPSRAAKGENILSPRTLREHFPVTILFMWPAAVALSKILGATGASAVFGQWITAFVGVSDTFSIVAWSVAANALSQVTSDTAAAGVMVPLAIEAMDHWRGLQFGAVPWVWITGAAISWSYAVASATGAQGIVAGYGANLRTMFLWGLVAAVVSVGITILYFWLTVVVMGLDFYILPPA, from the coding sequence ATGTCCGACTCCCCTTCCGCGGCGCGCCGCGTTCTGCTTATCCTGAGCGGCCCGGCCCTTCTGCTGCTGGCCCTCTGTCTGCCCTGCTTCGGCCCGCTCAACGCCCGTTTCGGCTTCGGCATCCTGTTCTGGATGGTCTGGTGGTGGATCACCACGGCGGTGGATATCAAACTGACCTGTCTCGTGCCCATTTTCGTGGTCTGCGTCTACAGCTACATGCCGTTGGGCAAGGTACTGGAAGCCTATGTGCACAAAGAGGCCGTGCTCATTTTCGGAGCCACGGCCATCACTTCCGCCTGGGTGCGCTGGGGCTTCGCCAAACGGCTGGCCCTGAACTTCCTGATGCGCGTCAGCGGCAACGTGCGCGCCCAGACCGCCGGTTGGTTCATCCTCTGCGGCGTCACCTCCTTTGTGGTGGGCAACACCACAGTGGCGGCCATGTTCGCGCCCGTGGCCGTGGCCTCGCTGATGTACGCGGGTTTCAGCACGAATGAAGAGCGCTGGAACTCCAAGGCCGCGTCCAACATCCTCATCGCCGTGGCCTGGGGCGCCAGCGTGGGCGGCATGGCCACGCCCCTGGGCGGCGGCCAGTCCGTGGTGACCTACGGCCTGCTCAACAAGTATCTGGGCTACAACATCTATTTCATCGACTGGACCCTGCGCATGCTGCCCGTTTCCATGCTGGTGGTGCTCGGCGTGGGCGTCATGATGTACTTCATGAAGACGGACCGGGAGACCTTCGGCGGCAGCAAGGAATTTTACCGCCAGGAGCTGGCGAAGCTCGGCCCCATGAGCTATGAGGAAAAAGTCTCCTTCTACGGTTTCGCCCTGGCCATCGCGCTGGCCGTGCTCCAGCCGCTCTACGCCCCGTATGCCAAAGGGCCGCAGTGGGCCTGGCTCCAGCCCACCCAGCTGTTCTGCATCATTCCCCTGCTCCTGCTGTTCTGGCCCTCCCGCGCGGCCAAAGGCGAAAACATTCTTTCCCCCAGGACCTTGCGGGAGCATTTTCCGGTGACTATTCTCTTCATGTGGCCCGCGGCCGTGGCTCTGAGCAAAATTCTGGGCGCCACCGGGGCGTCCGCCGTGTTCGGCCAATGGATCACGGCCTTTGTGGGCGTCAGCGACACCTTTTCCATCGTGGCCTGGAGCGTGGCGGCCAACGCTCTTTCCCAGGTCACCAGCGACACGGCGGCAGCCGGGGTCATGGTGCCGCTGGCCATAGAAGCCATGGACCACTGGCGCGGCCTGCAATTCGGCGCTGTGCCCTGGGTCTGGATCACCGGCGCGGCCATCAGCTGGAGCTATGCCGTGGCTTCGGCCACCGGCGCGCAGGGCATTGTGGCCGGTTATGGAGCCAACCTGCGGACCATGTTCCTCTGGGGTCTTGTGGCGGCGGTGGTCTCCGTGGGCATCACCATCCTCTACTTCTGGCTGACCGTGGTGGTGATGGGCCTGGACTTCTACATTCTGCCGCCCGCGTAA